A single region of the Solwaraspora sp. WMMD406 genome encodes:
- a CDS encoding DEAD/DEAH box helicase, giving the protein MTDITEQNAGSDPATKAPTRPDSPTFADLGARPETVRALAEVGIVHAFAIQEYALPIALRGSDLIGQAPTGTGKTLGFGVPLVDRVFAPSEGADGLPQALVVVPTRELGLQVAKDLAAAGRTRGVRVLPIYGGVAYEPQIETLRAGVEILVGTPGRLMDLAKQKKLRLDRIRALVLDEADRMLDLGFLDDVERILAMLPEDRQTMLFSATMPDPIVALSRRFLRQPITIHAGHSAETAASPLTRQLVYRTHPMNKIEIVARILQADERGLTMIFTRTKRAADRVAEDLDFRGFAVAAVHGDLGQGARERALRAFRTGKIDILVATDVAARGLDVSGVTHVINYDCPEDQDTYTHRIGRTGRAGATGVAVTFVDWEDITRWRIIDKTLGLEMPEPPETYHTSEHLYTDLDISRDVAGTLPSAERTRAGLSAEVEEDLGGRSRSAGRRRDGGRSERGPRGESRGGEGRGGVGRARRRSSTRSGDSDGTAGPADTVVADPDGTGTSTRQPRQRRRRRAGQLVTGQDGPGGADNGGAQADSGSTQTDSGSVQADSGSVQAGPGTAQTGGRTPRRRGEARIDGRADSLAAARTGGGPDPAVGGVAGAAVVTETASDGPTRTRRRRRRGGSGDRTGSGSGSGSGDSQVGRDSGTDA; this is encoded by the coding sequence ATGACTGACATCACCGAACAGAACGCCGGATCCGATCCGGCCACGAAGGCACCGACCCGTCCGGACAGCCCGACCTTCGCCGACCTGGGCGCACGGCCCGAGACGGTCCGAGCGCTCGCCGAGGTCGGCATCGTGCACGCCTTCGCGATCCAGGAGTACGCCCTGCCGATCGCGCTGCGCGGCAGCGACCTGATCGGCCAGGCGCCCACCGGCACCGGTAAGACCCTCGGCTTCGGCGTACCGCTGGTCGACCGGGTCTTCGCCCCGTCCGAGGGTGCCGACGGCCTCCCGCAGGCGCTCGTCGTCGTACCGACCCGCGAGTTGGGTCTGCAGGTCGCCAAGGACCTGGCGGCGGCCGGACGGACCCGTGGCGTACGGGTGCTGCCGATCTACGGCGGCGTCGCCTACGAGCCACAGATCGAGACGCTGCGCGCCGGAGTGGAGATCCTGGTCGGCACGCCGGGCCGGCTGATGGACCTGGCCAAGCAGAAGAAGCTGCGGTTGGACCGGATCCGTGCCCTGGTGCTCGACGAGGCAGACCGGATGCTCGACCTGGGATTCCTCGACGACGTCGAGCGGATCCTGGCGATGCTGCCGGAGGACCGGCAGACCATGCTCTTCTCCGCCACGATGCCCGATCCGATCGTCGCGCTGTCCCGCCGGTTCCTGCGGCAGCCGATCACGATCCACGCCGGGCACTCGGCCGAGACCGCCGCGTCGCCGTTGACCCGGCAGCTGGTCTACCGCACCCACCCGATGAACAAGATCGAGATCGTGGCCCGGATCCTGCAGGCCGACGAACGCGGCCTGACGATGATCTTCACCCGGACCAAGCGCGCCGCCGATCGGGTGGCCGAGGACCTGGACTTCCGCGGATTCGCGGTGGCCGCCGTTCACGGCGATCTCGGGCAGGGCGCACGTGAGCGGGCGCTCCGCGCGTTCCGTACCGGCAAGATCGACATCCTGGTCGCCACCGACGTGGCCGCCCGGGGACTCGACGTCTCCGGCGTGACCCACGTGATCAACTACGACTGCCCGGAGGACCAGGACACCTACACCCACCGGATCGGCCGGACCGGCCGGGCCGGGGCGACCGGTGTCGCGGTCACCTTCGTCGACTGGGAAGACATCACCCGGTGGCGGATCATCGACAAGACGCTCGGCCTGGAGATGCCCGAGCCACCCGAGACCTACCACACCTCGGAACATCTCTACACCGACCTCGACATCTCCCGGGACGTCGCCGGAACGTTGCCGAGCGCGGAACGGACCCGGGCCGGCCTCTCCGCCGAAGTCGAGGAAGACCTCGGCGGTCGGTCTCGGTCCGCCGGACGCCGGCGCGACGGCGGACGCTCCGAGCGCGGCCCGCGCGGCGAAAGCCGGGGTGGAGAAGGCCGAGGCGGAGTCGGCCGCGCACGTCGCCGCTCCAGCACCCGGTCCGGTGACTCCGACGGCACCGCCGGCCCAGCCGACACCGTCGTGGCCGACCCCGACGGCACCGGTACGTCGACCCGTCAGCCTCGTCAGCGTCGCCGCCGCCGGGCCGGTCAACTCGTCACCGGCCAGGACGGTCCAGGCGGGGCCGACAACGGCGGCGCGCAGGCCGATTCCGGCAGCACGCAGACCGATTCCGGCAGCGTGCAGGCCGATTCCGGCAGCGTGCAGGCCGGGCCCGGCACTGCGCAGACCGGCGGCCGGACGCCCCGGCGGCGCGGCGAAGCCCGTATCGACGGCCGGGCCGACAGCCTGGCAGCCGCCCGTACCGGTGGCGGCCCGGACCCCGCCGTCGGCGGGGTCGCGGGTGCCGCCGTCGTCACCGAGACCGCGTCGGACGGTCCCACCCGGACCCGACGTCGCCGTCGGCGCGGCGGCAGCGGCGACCGGACCGGCAGCGGCAGCGGCAGTGGCAGCGGCGACAGCCAGGTCGGCCGGGACTCCGGCACCGACGCCTGA
- a CDS encoding DUF3107 domain-containing protein, whose amino-acid sequence MEVKIGVQYAPRELVLESTQSPAEIEELVTQAIASEGTLSLTDERGRRVIVPVSKVAYVEIAESAPRAVGFTVR is encoded by the coding sequence GTGGAGGTCAAGATCGGCGTGCAGTACGCGCCGCGCGAGCTGGTGCTGGAGAGCACTCAGTCTCCGGCTGAGATCGAGGAGCTCGTGACCCAGGCGATCGCGAGCGAGGGCACCTTGTCGCTCACCGACGAGCGGGGTCGCCGGGTCATCGTTCCGGTCAGCAAGGTGGCGTACGTCGAGATCGCCGAGTCGGCGCCCCGCGCGGTCGGGTTCACCGTCCGCTGA
- a CDS encoding TetR/AcrR family transcriptional regulator, whose protein sequence is MTAASSGAQTAGRSARLPRSARRKQLLAAAQEVFVAQGYHAAAMDDIAERAGVSKPVLYQHFPGKLELYLALLDTHCDAIIAKVAAAMAATNDNKERVSGAVQAYFDFVDEESGAFRLVFDSDLRNEPAVRERVERVERDCIAAITDTIISDTGVSRSRAELLASGLVGAAETAAQFWLAGGRQVPKDEAEALLAALSWRGIAGFPLQGEAPGEAPGQPPAPSLDEARGEAS, encoded by the coding sequence ATGACTGCTGCGTCGAGCGGCGCACAGACGGCCGGCAGGTCAGCTAGGCTGCCGCGCTCGGCGCGGCGCAAGCAACTACTCGCCGCCGCCCAAGAGGTGTTCGTCGCGCAGGGTTACCACGCGGCGGCGATGGACGACATCGCGGAACGCGCGGGCGTCTCCAAGCCGGTGTTGTACCAACACTTCCCCGGCAAGCTGGAGCTGTATCTCGCCCTGCTGGACACCCACTGCGACGCGATCATCGCCAAGGTGGCGGCGGCGATGGCGGCGACGAACGACAACAAGGAGCGGGTCAGCGGGGCGGTGCAGGCCTACTTCGACTTCGTCGACGAGGAGAGTGGCGCCTTCCGGCTCGTCTTCGACTCGGACCTGCGCAACGAACCGGCGGTCCGGGAACGGGTCGAACGGGTCGAACGGGACTGCATCGCGGCGATCACCGACACGATCATCTCGGACACCGGGGTCAGCCGGTCCCGGGCCGAACTGCTCGCTTCCGGCCTGGTCGGCGCGGCGGAGACCGCCGCCCAGTTCTGGCTGGCCGGCGGCCGCCAAGTGCCCAAGGACGAGGCGGAGGCGTTGCTGGCCGCGCTGTCCTGGCGCGGCATCGCGGGCTTTCCGCTGCAGGGCGAGGCACCCGGGGAGGCACCGGGCCAGCCGCCGGCCCCGTCACTGGACGAGGCACGGGGCGAGGCATCCTGA